Proteins found in one Quercus robur chromosome 2, dhQueRobu3.1, whole genome shotgun sequence genomic segment:
- the LOC126713012 gene encoding eugenol synthase 1-like isoform X2, producing the protein MAMKNEKSKILVFGGTGYIGNYMVKASIFLGHPTYVYARPITPQTTPSKIDLHKYLQSMGVTIVQGELNEQEKIVSVLREVDIVISTLAYPQVLDQLKIIDAIKVAGNIKRFLPSDFGCEEDRVTPLPPFEDFLDKKRKIRRVIEAAGIPYTFVSANCFGAYFVNYLLRPHEKKDDVVVYGSGKAKAVLNYEEDIALYTIKVANDPRTCNRIVLYRPPKNIVSQLGLISLWEKKTGRSFNRVYVPEEELVRLSETYLQRAS; encoded by the exons ATGGCAATGAAGAATGAGAAGAGCAAGATCCTGGTATTTGGGGGAACTGGCTACATAGGAAACTACATGGTGAAGGCAAGCATCTTCTTAGGCCATCCAACTTACGTTTATGCTCGTCCTATCACCCCACAAACAACTCCTTCCAAAATAGACCTACACAAGTATTTGCAGTCCATGGGTGTCACCATTGTCCaa GGAGAACTCAACGAGCAGGAGAAGATTGTATCAGTACTTCGGGAAGTGGACATAGTTATCTCCACGTTGGCATATCCTCAAGTTCTTGACCAACTCAAAATCATAGATGCAATCAAAGTTGCTGGTAATATAAAG AGATTCCTTCCATCAGATTTTGGATGCGAAGAGGACAGGGTAACCCCTCTACCCCCTTTCGAAGATTTTCTagataaaaagagaaagatcaGGAGGGTAATAGAAGCAGCTGGGATCCCTTACACATTTGTGTCAGCAAATTGTTTTGGTGCATATTTTGTCAATTACTTGCTTCGCCCACATGAGAAAAAAGACGATGTTGTAGTTTATGGAAGTGGCAAAGCAAAGG CGGTGCTAAATTATGAAGAAGATATCGCTTTGTACACTATCAAAGTTGCCAATGACCCTAGAACATGCAATCGAATTGTCCTTTATCGGCCCCCAAAGAACATTGTGTCACAACTCGGATTGATATCACTTTGGGAGAAGAAGACTGGTCGGAGTTTCAATAGGGTTTATGTCCCCGAAGAAGAATTGGTTCGACTCTCTGAGA